Within Synechococcus sp. NB0720_010, the genomic segment GTGCAGATCACCATGCCGCCATCCTGATCAGGTCCGCCAGAGGCGGCAAGGTCCTTCGCTCATCGCCCGCAGGCTGAGCTGACGCATCCAGCCCAAGCGGCCGAGGGCCAGAAGCGCCAGACGGCGCACGGGCAGCAGCGGAGCAAACCGATTGGAGAACAGGCGCACCAGGGCATCGGTGGCGAACAGCACCAGGGCGATGTCGAGGACGCGGGAACGCCCGTAGGCCCCAGGAAGGGCGCTCGGCCGCAGACGGCCCGTGGCGCAGCGGCGGGCCAAGCGATGGAGCTGATCGACATCGCGCCAGCAGAGGTTCAGGCCCTGTCCGCCGACCGGGTGGCAGCGATGGGCCACCTCACCGATGGCAACCGTGCCGCGGTGGGCCAAGGGCCAGGCCAGCTCCAGAGCAACGGGGAAGGCCCGGGGTTGATCCAGCAGCACCTCGGCCTGCAGCTCCTCCGGCAGGGCGCCGCTCAGGGCATCGAGGAAGGCAACCGCATCGAGCTGCTCCAGCTGGCGCAGACGCGAAAGCGGCGCACTCCAAACCAGCTGGAACGCGTCTCCGCCCAAGGGAAGAACCGCAAAGGGCCCCTCCGGGCGAAACAGCTCCCAGGCCTGATCTGGGGCGGAGCCGCGCAGACACACCTGCACCGTCAGACAGCCCTGTCGATAGGGCAGGGCCCATTGGCCAATGCCAGCAGCCTGGCGGGTAGGGGAGCGATGGCCATCGGCCGCCACCACCAAATCCACCCCCAGGGGAGAGGGCACCGGAGTCAGCCCGAGGCGCGAGTGGATCGACGTCTGGTGCTGCACCGCCTCCAGCAGCACTCCCATCAAATCTTGGTGCTGCAGGATCCAGCCGACGGGCTGATCGCCCCCAAGCCAAGGGAGATCAGCTGCTGTGAAGGGAACCTGCAGGTGCGTGGCCCGATCACAGAGTTCCAGGCGGCGAAAGGGCGCCAGGGCCGGCAGCAAGGCATCCCAGAGTCCAAGCCGTTGCAACAAGCTCTGGCTGGAATGGGTCAGGGCGTAGGCCCGATTCCGTTCCCGCAGTGCCGCAGCTGTGAGGGGATCGCAGAGCTCCACCTGCCAGCCCGCATCCGCCAGGGCCAAGGCGCTCAGCGTCCCGGTCGGGCCGGCGCCATTCACCCGAGCGCGCAGGGTTTGAGGCGATGTGGTGCTGCGCTGGGGCACGGAAGAAACGGCACAAAAAAACCGCAGCACGATTCTGTGCTGCGGCCTCGTTGAGATGAATTAGGGAGCGATCAGCCCAGACCCAGCAGACCGTGGGTGAAGGACTCACCACCGAGGGCAATCTCAGTAGCCAGCAGGGCGATAAAGCCGAGCATGGCCATACGGCCGTTCAGCTTCTCGGCGCGGTCATGGAAACCCCAGCCGCTCTCGACGTCCACCACTTCCATGCGGGGCTCGGTGGCGAAGGCGTTCAGACGACCGCCGTCCTCTTCGGTCACGGTGGCGCCGCGGATCACTGCGGGGGCGGAAGGATTGGCCTGGGTCATTGCGCTTCTCATCTGGACGTAACAGAACTGTAACGCAATATTGCGCGATGTAACAAGCCCCCGTTTGCCTGGCCTCAGCGCAGGCGCATCAGGCAGAGCTCCTCAAAGGCCGGACGCAGCAGAAAGGGGTACTCACCAACCCAAAGCTTCAGTTGGGGCAGCCAGGCATCACTGAGGGCACCCACCCGAGAAAAGTCCTTGCGCTCACTCAGCACCAGACAACGAACGACCGCGCCACGGCGAATCTGCTTGTGCTTTTTGTCGTAGGGGAAGCGGATGCTGCCGAGGTAACCGTCCTCGTCCTCCAGCTCCAGGCAGAGCCAGGTGCGGCGGTTCTCAACGGTTTCCAGGCGCCCTTGCTTGTCGGTGGTCTCCTGGCGACCCTCCACCAATTCCTTGGTGTACAGGTCAGCCACCTCCCCCTCGAAGATGGCGGCAGCTGGGTAGCGGCGGAGCGTCGCGTTCTTGCGGCTGGCCTCAACGATCGGCCCCCACAGCACATAGAGAAGGAAGATGAACCCCACCAACAGCAGGATCGGTGAGGCCTGGCTGTTGATGGCCACTCCTTGGCTGATCAACAGGCTGATCACCCCGCCGATCACCGAGATAAAGACCCGCTGCAGCAGCTTCTGGGGACTGCCACTGCAGAAGTTGAACTGAGGGCCAGTGGCCACCGCGGGGATCAGACGCGGCAGCTCACCGGGGCGAAGCGGGATGAGCATGGCGTCAGTGTCTGCTGCTGGAGGGATTAGAGCAAGCGCTCCAGCCCGTAAACCAGGCCATCGAGCTGCCGGACCTTGCGGGCCGTCAGCAGGACGCCGGGCATGTAGGCCGACCGATCGATCGTGTCGTGGCGCAACGTATAGGTCTCGCCGGCCGCGCCAAACATCACCTCTTGATGGGCCACAAGGCCGGGTAGACGGATGGAGTGCAGCCGCAGGCCACTCTCCCGCTGACCGCCCCGGCAACCGGAGAGTGTTTCGTGCTCTTCCACCTGAAGCGGGTTGAAGCTCTTGCCGAGCTCCTCCATGAGCTCGGCGGTCTTGATGCAGGTGCCGCTCGGCGCATCAGCCTTGCGGTTGTGGTGCAGCTCGGTGAGCTCCGCAAAGTCATAGAAGCGGGCTGCCGCAGCTGCGGCCTGCTGCAGCAGCACCATGCCCACAGAAAAGTTGGGGATGACGGCACCGCCGACGGAGGCCTTGGCGGCGAATTGGGCCAGCTCGCCCAGCTGCTCAGGGCTGAGGCCCGTGGTGCCAATCACGGGATGGACGCCGTAGGCGATGGCGGCACGGGTGTGCTCGTAAACCACCGAAGGGTGCGTGAAATCCACCAAAACCGCCCCCTGACCCGGCCCGTCATTGCGGACGGCCTGACTCGCTTGGCAGAGGGTTCCTTCGAAATCAGAGGTGATCGCGACCTCCAGTTCACCGAGGCCGAGCTCCAGACCCACATCGGCCCCTTCCTTGCCTGGGGTGGTGTCCACCGCACCCACCAATTGGCAGTCGGGCGCCGCCACGACGGTCTTGATCACCTCCGCTCCCATCCGGCCCAAGGCGCCGGCCACCACAACGGAGATGGGCTTGCTGGCGGCAGCCTGGGTCATGGGGGAGCGCAAGACGATCGCCCGAGCCTATGTCGCCCCTTAACACGAGTCGCAGAGTCCAGAGAACCCCCCGAGACTCCTGTTACAGGAGGGAAGAACCCTCGCGCAGACAGCGCACTCCTTCGTAGGCTTCTTCACAATGCTCAATCAGCGCGAATGTTCACGCAGGTCCGCTCCGCCTCCCGCCGCGTCAGCCCTGCGGAGGTGAACGGACGTGCCGTGATGAAGGCCGTCTACGTGGTGCTGGAGCCGCAGTACCAAAACGCGCTGACCCAGGCCGCCACCTCCCTGAACGACCAGAACGGTCCCCTGGCGGTTGATCTCAGCGGCTACTTGATTGAAGAACTGCGCGATCCCCAGAACTATGCGGACTTCTGCGCGGACATCGCTGAAGCCGACGTTTTCATCGCCTCGCTGATCTTCATTGAGGATCTCGCCCAGAAGGTCGTCGATGCCGTCGCACCGCACCGCGACCGGCTCAAGGCGGCTGTGGTCTTCCCCTCCATGCCGGAGGTGATGCGCCTGAACAAGCTGGGCAGCTTCTCCATGGCCCAGCTTGGCCAGAGCAAGTCGGCCATCGCCGGCTTCATGAAAAAGCGCAAGGAGGCCGGCGGCGCTGGCTTCCAGGACGCGATGTTGAAGCTGCTCAACACCCTCCCGACGGTGTTGAAGTACCTGCCGGTGGAGAAGGCCCAGGACGCCCGCTCCTTCATGCTCAGCTTCCAGTACTGGCTGGGCGGAACCCCGGACAATCTCCGGAACTTCCTGTTGATGCTGGCGGACAAGTACGTCTTCCCCCGCAGCAGCGACAACCGCCCCGAGATCCAGGTGGCCGACCCCGAGGTCTTCCCCGATCTGGGCATCTGGCACCCCCTGGCCCCCTCGATGTTCGAGGACCTCAAGGAGTACCTCAACTGGAATGCCAGCCGCCAGGACCTGAGCGAGAAAGCGCGCAAGGGCCCCGTCATTGGCCTGGTGCTGCAACGCAGCCACATCGTCACCGGTGATGAGGCCCACTACGTGGCGGTCATCCAGGAGATGGAGTACCGCGGCGCGACGGTCATCCCCGTCTTCTGCGGCGGCCTGGACTTCACCAAACCGGTCAACGCCTTCTTCTATGACCCACTGAATCCCGACCAGCCTCTGGTGGACGGCGTGGTCTCCCTGACCGGTTTCGCCCTGGTGGGCGGCCCGGCCCGTCAGGACCACCCCAAGGCCATTGAGGTGCTCAAGAAGCTCAATCGCCCCTACATGGTGGCGCTGCCTTTGGTCTTCCAAACCACCCAGGAGTGGGAAGAGAGCGACCTGGGTCTGCACCCGGTTCAGGTGGCCCTGCAGATCGCCATCCCCGAACTCGATGGCGCGATCGAGCCGATCGTGCTCTCCGGCCGCGACGACGCCACCGGCAAGGCCCACACCCTGCAGGACCGGGTGGATGCCATCGCTGAGCGGGCCATCCGTTGGGCTTCCCTGCGGG encodes:
- the dapB gene encoding 4-hydroxy-tetrahydrodipicolinate reductase, coding for MTQAAASKPISVVVAGALGRMGAEVIKTVVAAPDCQLVGAVDTTPGKEGADVGLELGLGELEVAITSDFEGTLCQASQAVRNDGPGQGAVLVDFTHPSVVYEHTRAAIAYGVHPVIGTTGLSPEQLGELAQFAAKASVGGAVIPNFSVGMVLLQQAAAAAARFYDFAELTELHHNRKADAPSGTCIKTAELMEELGKSFNPLQVEEHETLSGCRGGQRESGLRLHSIRLPGLVAHQEVMFGAAGETYTLRHDTIDRSAYMPGVLLTARKVRQLDGLVYGLERLL
- a CDS encoding FAD-dependent monooxygenase — its product is MPQRSTTSPQTLRARVNGAGPTGTLSALALADAGWQVELCDPLTAAALRERNRAYALTHSSQSLLQRLGLWDALLPALAPFRRLELCDRATHLQVPFTAADLPWLGGDQPVGWILQHQDLMGVLLEAVQHQTSIHSRLGLTPVPSPLGVDLVVAADGHRSPTRQAAGIGQWALPYRQGCLTVQVCLRGSAPDQAWELFRPEGPFAVLPLGGDAFQLVWSAPLSRLRQLEQLDAVAFLDALSGALPEELQAEVLLDQPRAFPVALELAWPLAHRGTVAIGEVAHRCHPVGGQGLNLCWRDVDQLHRLARRCATGRLRPSALPGAYGRSRVLDIALVLFATDALVRLFSNRFAPLLPVRRLALLALGRLGWMRQLSLRAMSEGPCRLWRT